The Pseudomonas sp. G2-4 genome window below encodes:
- a CDS encoding iron ABC transporter permease yields the protein MTPSLSAPPPTVSYVPRRKRPPLGVLLPVLLLVFLSALPLLYVVVKAWQAGWAEALHLLWRPYVLGLLRNTLALMVGVTLACGIIGLSLAWLLERSNLPGRRVWGVILCLPFAVPAFVSSFTWVSLSAQFEGLGGAILVMTLSKYPLIFLPVAATLRNLDPSLEESARTLGQNRRGVFFRVTLPLLWPSLLAGSLLIALHMLVEFGALSIIGLQTFTTAIYQQFELEFSNANAAMLSAVLLALCLILLWLELRVRGKGRHVRTGQGAARQAEQVRLGPWALLGQGYCLALTIIGSGIPLGMLAYWLAVGTSAAFPVGEISEALLSSLALSLGGAALCLVLAVPVGLLVVRYKGHLALWAERLPYLLHALPGLVIALSLVYFALHYVPALYQTSGLLLIAYALLFLPLAQAPVRTALNKAAPQLEEAARTLGASSFSAFCRVTLPIIFPALGAAFALVFLDAMKELTATLLLSPTGLNTLATAVWAHTSNVEFAAAAPYAALLIVVSGLPVYLLTTRMYLSR from the coding sequence ATGACCCCATCGCTAAGCGCCCCGCCCCCCACCGTGAGCTACGTTCCGCGCCGCAAGCGCCCGCCGCTCGGGGTGTTGCTGCCGGTGCTGCTGTTGGTGTTCCTGAGCGCGCTGCCGCTGCTCTACGTCGTTGTGAAGGCCTGGCAAGCTGGCTGGGCCGAGGCGTTGCATCTGTTGTGGCGCCCTTATGTACTCGGGCTGCTGCGCAACACCCTGGCACTGATGGTCGGCGTCACGCTGGCCTGCGGGATCATCGGCCTGTCCCTGGCCTGGCTGCTGGAACGCAGCAACCTGCCGGGGCGTCGAGTATGGGGCGTCATTCTCTGCCTGCCGTTCGCGGTGCCAGCGTTTGTCAGCAGCTTCACCTGGGTGTCCCTCAGCGCCCAGTTCGAAGGCCTGGGCGGCGCGATCCTGGTGATGACCCTGTCCAAATACCCGCTGATCTTCCTCCCGGTGGCGGCGACGTTGCGCAACCTGGACCCTTCCCTTGAAGAGTCCGCTCGTACCCTGGGGCAAAATCGTAGGGGGGTGTTCTTTCGTGTCACCTTGCCGCTGCTCTGGCCCTCGCTGCTCGCCGGCTCATTGCTGATCGCATTGCACATGCTGGTGGAATTCGGCGCATTGTCGATCATCGGCCTGCAAACCTTCACCACGGCGATCTATCAACAGTTCGAGCTGGAATTCAGCAACGCCAATGCCGCCATGCTGTCGGCGGTGTTACTGGCGCTGTGTTTGATTCTGCTGTGGCTGGAACTGCGGGTGCGCGGCAAGGGCCGGCATGTGCGCACTGGCCAGGGCGCCGCGCGACAGGCCGAACAAGTACGACTAGGGCCTTGGGCTCTTCTCGGGCAGGGCTATTGCCTGGCACTGACGATCATCGGGAGCGGTATTCCCCTGGGGATGCTGGCGTATTGGCTGGCGGTCGGCACCTCCGCCGCGTTCCCGGTGGGCGAAATCAGCGAGGCGCTGCTGTCGTCCCTGGCGCTGTCTCTCGGAGGGGCCGCGCTCTGCCTGGTGCTGGCGGTGCCGGTCGGCTTGCTGGTGGTGCGCTACAAGGGTCACTTGGCCCTGTGGGCCGAACGCCTGCCGTACTTGCTCCACGCATTACCAGGGCTGGTGATTGCCCTGAGCCTGGTGTATTTCGCGCTGCACTACGTGCCGGCGCTGTATCAGACGTCAGGCCTGCTGCTGATAGCCTACGCGCTGCTGTTCCTGCCACTGGCCCAGGCGCCGGTACGTACCGCCCTGAACAAGGCGGCACCGCAACTGGAAGAAGCCGCGCGCACACTGGGGGCTTCGTCGTTCAGCGCATTTTGCCGAGTGACCTTGCCGATCATCTTCCCGGCGCTTGGGGCGGCGTTTGCATTGGTATTCCTGGATGCGATGAAGGAGCTGACAGCCACGCTACTGCTGAGCCCCACCGGGCTCAATACGTTGGCGACGGCGGTCTGGGCCCATACGTCAAATGTGGAGTTCGCAGCCGCGGCGCCGTATGCGGCGCTGTTGATCGTGGTGTCGGGGTTGCCGGTGTATTTGCTGACGACGCGGATGTACCTGAGCCGCTGA
- a CDS encoding adenylosuccinate synthase — protein MGKNVVVLGTQWGDEGKGKIVDLLTEHAAAVVRYQGGHNAGHTLVIDGEKTVLHLIPSGVLREGVQCLIGNGVVVAPDALLREIIKLEEKGVPVRERLRISPSCPLILSYHVALDQAREKARGELKIGTTGRGIGPAYEDKVARRGLRIGDLFHRERFAAKLGELLDYHNFVLVNYYKEPAIDFQKTLDECMEYAELLKPMMLDVTAELHELRRAGKDIMFEGAQGSLLDIDHGTYPYVTSSNTTAGGIATGSGFGPMYLDYILGITKAYTTRVGSGPFPTELFDDVGAFLAKRGHEFGATTGRARRCGWFDAVILRRAIDVNSISGLCLTKLDVLDGLETINICVGYKNEDGAVIDAPTDADSYIGLEPVYEQMPGWTESTVGAKTLEELPVAARNYIKRVEELVGAPIDIISTGPDRNETIVLRHPFA, from the coding sequence ATGGGTAAGAATGTCGTAGTCCTGGGCACCCAATGGGGTGATGAGGGCAAAGGCAAGATCGTTGATCTGCTGACCGAACATGCTGCCGCCGTAGTGCGCTACCAGGGTGGCCACAACGCAGGTCACACGTTGGTGATCGACGGTGAAAAAACCGTTCTGCACCTGATTCCCTCGGGCGTGCTGCGCGAAGGTGTGCAGTGCCTGATCGGCAACGGTGTGGTAGTTGCCCCCGACGCCCTGTTGCGGGAGATCATCAAGCTGGAAGAGAAAGGCGTACCGGTGCGCGAGCGCCTGCGTATCAGCCCGTCCTGCCCACTGATCCTGTCCTATCACGTTGCGCTGGACCAGGCCCGTGAAAAGGCCCGTGGCGAGCTGAAGATCGGCACCACCGGTCGCGGCATCGGCCCGGCCTACGAAGACAAAGTGGCCCGTCGTGGCCTGCGTATCGGTGACCTGTTCCACCGCGAGCGTTTCGCCGCCAAACTGGGCGAGTTGCTGGACTACCACAACTTCGTGCTGGTCAATTACTACAAAGAACCGGCCATCGACTTCCAGAAGACCCTGGACGAGTGCATGGAGTACGCCGAGCTGCTCAAGCCGATGATGCTCGACGTCACCGCCGAGCTGCATGAGCTGCGTCGCGCCGGCAAGGACATCATGTTCGAAGGTGCCCAGGGTTCGCTGCTGGACATCGACCACGGTACCTACCCGTACGTCACCAGCTCCAACACCACCGCCGGCGGCATCGCCACGGGTTCGGGTTTTGGTCCGATGTACCTGGACTACATCCTGGGCATCACCAAGGCCTACACCACCCGCGTCGGTTCGGGTCCGTTCCCGACTGAGCTGTTCGACGACGTCGGTGCCTTCCTGGCCAAGCGCGGCCACGAGTTCGGTGCCACCACTGGCCGTGCCCGTCGTTGCGGTTGGTTCGATGCCGTTATCCTGCGTCGCGCCATCGACGTCAACAGCATCTCGGGCCTGTGCCTGACCAAGCTGGACGTGCTGGACGGCCTGGAAACCATCAACATCTGCGTGGGCTACAAGAACGAGGACGGCGCCGTCATCGATGCCCCGACCGACGCGGACAGCTACATCGGCCTGGAGCCGGTGTACGAGCAGATGCCAGGCTGGACCGAGTCGACCGTGGGTGCCAAGACCCTGGAAGAGCTGCCAGTGGCGGCCCGCAACTACATCAAGCGCGTTGAAGAGTTGGTCGGTGCGCCGATTGACATTATTTCGACGGGGCCAGACCGCAACGAAACCATCGTACTGCGTCACCCATTTGCCTGA
- a CDS encoding ATP phosphoribosyltransferase regulatory subunit: MATVDRWLLPDGIEEVLPPEAARIEVARRQVLDLFQSWGYEFVVTPHIEYLESLLTGAGQDLDLRTFKVIDPQSGRQMGFRADITPQVARIDAHTLRREGPSRLCYAGSVLHAQPRALSSSRSPIQLGAELYGDASPSSDVEVISLMLAMLQLADVPDVHMDLGHVGIYRGLARAAGLSGEVEQQLFDALQRKAIDEVISLTEGLPADLSGMLRALVDLCGGREVLTAARERLAHAPAPVLAALDDLLAIAERLSVRFPELPLYFDLGELRGYHYHTGVVFAVFVPGVGQSIAQGGRYDDIGADFGRARPATGFSTDLKTLVTLGRAEIELPSGGIWMPDSTDAALWQTVCQLRSEGQRVVQALPGQPLAAAREADCDRQLIQQNGLWQVLPLAS, encoded by the coding sequence ATGGCAACGGTAGACCGCTGGCTGCTGCCAGATGGCATCGAAGAAGTACTGCCACCGGAAGCCGCGCGTATCGAAGTCGCGCGTCGGCAGGTGTTGGATCTGTTCCAGAGCTGGGGTTACGAGTTCGTCGTCACCCCGCATATCGAGTACCTGGAATCCCTGCTGACCGGTGCGGGCCAGGACCTGGATCTGCGCACCTTCAAGGTTATCGACCCGCAGTCGGGCCGGCAGATGGGCTTTCGTGCCGACATCACGCCACAAGTGGCGCGCATCGATGCCCACACCCTGCGCCGTGAAGGGCCGAGCCGCCTGTGCTATGCCGGCAGTGTGCTGCACGCCCAGCCACGTGCCTTGTCGTCTTCGCGCAGCCCTATCCAGCTAGGTGCCGAGCTGTATGGCGACGCCAGTCCGAGCAGCGACGTGGAAGTCATCAGCCTGATGTTGGCCATGCTGCAACTGGCTGACGTGCCGGATGTCCACATGGACCTGGGCCATGTCGGCATCTATCGCGGCCTGGCCCGTGCGGCGGGTCTGTCTGGCGAAGTGGAACAACAGCTGTTCGATGCCCTGCAGCGCAAGGCCATCGATGAAGTCATCAGCTTGACCGAAGGCCTGCCGGCCGATCTGTCGGGCATGCTGCGGGCCCTGGTGGACCTGTGTGGTGGTCGTGAAGTGCTGACCGCCGCCCGCGAACGCCTGGCCCATGCGCCAGCGCCTGTATTGGCGGCACTGGACGATTTGCTGGCGATTGCCGAGCGTCTGTCGGTGCGTTTCCCGGAGTTGCCGCTGTATTTCGACCTGGGCGAGTTGCGCGGGTATCACTACCACACGGGCGTTGTGTTCGCGGTGTTTGTACCGGGCGTGGGCCAATCCATCGCCCAGGGCGGTCGTTATGACGATATCGGTGCCGACTTCGGTCGTGCCCGTCCAGCGACTGGTTTCTCCACCGATTTGAAAACCCTGGTGACCCTGGGGCGTGCTGAAATCGAGCTACCGTCTGGCGGTATCTGGATGCCTGACAGTACGGATGCGGCACTCTGGCAGACGGTCTGCCAGTTGCGCAGTGAGGGTCAGCGCGTTGTCCAGGCTTTGCCTGGGCAACCTTTGGCCGCCGCCCGTGAAGCGGACTGCGACCGGCAATTGATTCAGCAGAACGGGCTTTGGCAAGTATTGCCGCTGGCTTCTTGA
- a CDS encoding methyl-accepting chemotaxis protein, producing the protein MSAVLSLLQSRLLRPVFVTLGIALLVQVLVAVALTRSTVTALEADLGARLGGDSQKLSGELEQAGREVTSSLDSLSASTRQRLTAGLSARLKDEQAQLRVTLEKTLKDSANDMAQLLASVAPRAMWDNDVPTLSEFARRAQRNPNVLFVIYDDAAGEHLTRYLNRENPINKALLEKGKGERALDKVLDAAKSDPSVYYLEASINPNGVEIGKVLMGVSTASVETDLKALDQRFSALIASSDQLVGDSLKGAAADSAAAMRGRLESAQATATQMQTNTASTVQDAAGTLRWRIGMGLALVGFGVLVLLAVVLGRRVVNRLKLLIAAMNDLAAGEGDLTKRVQISSKDEIGEMASAVNRFVDKLQPIVREAGDVAQRTGQEIGAMTLRNSGADAAAGMQRDEVAESLRALSQMADEAQSESHAMQAALQQVVEIRKATDENTRTSAKVGGLIEALAGQVDTGAKVIERLAQQSEQIEVVLTVIHGIAEQTNLLALNAAIEAARAGETGRGFAVVADEVRALASKTQSSTGDIQAHIVALQQGAREAVAAIGQAGRQASEGLLVLRDSARLQQSVQASVEQVHAAIGLATQAAAHQAQGAQAVRGRVETIHAQAEKAAQAVVETTASGKVLDGLAAQLKASLGQFRA; encoded by the coding sequence GTGTCGGCCGTTCTCTCACTGTTACAAAGCCGTTTGTTGCGGCCTGTCTTCGTTACCCTTGGTATCGCCCTTTTGGTGCAAGTGCTGGTGGCTGTCGCGCTGACGCGAAGCACGGTCACCGCGCTGGAGGCCGATCTAGGCGCTCGACTGGGGGGCGACAGTCAGAAATTGTCTGGCGAACTGGAGCAGGCCGGGCGCGAGGTCACCTCGAGCCTGGACAGTTTGTCTGCCAGCACCCGTCAGCGCCTCACCGCCGGTTTATCCGCGCGTCTGAAGGACGAACAGGCGCAATTACGGGTGACATTGGAGAAAACGCTCAAGGATTCCGCCAATGATATGGCGCAACTCTTGGCCTCCGTCGCACCCCGCGCCATGTGGGACAATGACGTGCCCACACTCTCCGAGTTCGCCCGTCGGGCCCAGCGCAATCCCAATGTGTTGTTCGTCATCTATGACGATGCTGCTGGTGAGCACCTGACCCGCTATCTGAACCGGGAAAATCCGATCAACAAGGCCTTGCTGGAAAAAGGCAAGGGCGAGCGGGCATTGGACAAGGTGTTGGATGCGGCGAAGAGTGATCCGTCGGTGTATTACCTTGAAGCCTCGATCAACCCCAACGGCGTGGAAATCGGCAAAGTCTTGATGGGGGTCTCCACGGCTTCCGTTGAAACCGACCTGAAGGCGCTGGACCAGCGTTTCTCGGCCTTGATCGCCAGCAGCGACCAGTTGGTCGGCGACAGCCTCAAGGGCGCGGCAGCCGACAGTGCCGCCGCCATGCGCGGTCGCCTGGAGTCGGCCCAGGCTACGGCCACGCAAATGCAGACCAATACCGCGAGCACTGTGCAGGACGCGGCGGGCACGTTGCGCTGGCGCATCGGTATGGGCCTGGCGCTGGTGGGCTTCGGTGTACTGGTTCTGTTGGCCGTGGTATTGGGGCGTCGGGTAGTCAATCGCTTGAAGTTGTTGATCGCGGCGATGAACGACCTGGCGGCGGGCGAAGGCGATTTGACCAAGCGTGTGCAGATCAGCAGCAAAGATGAAATTGGCGAGATGGCCTCGGCGGTCAATCGCTTTGTGGATAAGTTGCAACCGATCGTGCGAGAGGCGGGTGACGTGGCCCAGCGCACCGGTCAGGAAATTGGCGCGATGACCCTGCGTAACTCCGGTGCTGACGCGGCGGCGGGCATGCAGCGCGACGAAGTGGCTGAGAGCCTGCGGGCGCTGTCGCAAATGGCTGACGAAGCGCAGTCGGAAAGCCACGCAATGCAAGCGGCCTTGCAGCAAGTGGTGGAGATTCGCAAGGCCACTGATGAAAACACCCGCACCTCGGCCAAGGTTGGCGGCTTGATCGAGGCGCTGGCCGGGCAGGTGGATACCGGGGCGAAGGTGATCGAACGGCTGGCGCAGCAGAGTGAGCAGATCGAAGTGGTGCTGACTGTGATTCATGGGATTGCCGAGCAGACCAACTTGCTGGCCTTGAACGCGGCCATCGAAGCGGCGCGGGCTGGGGAGACCGGGCGTGGGTTTGCGGTGGTAGCGGATGAGGTGCGGGCCTTGGCGAGCAAGACCCAGAGTTCGACCGGGGACATCCAGGCGCACATTGTGGCTTTGCAGCAGGGTGCTCGCGAGGCGGTGGCGGCTATCGGTCAGGCTGGGCGTCAGGCCAGTGAGGGCTTGCTGGTGTTGCGTGACAGTGCGCGGTTGCAGCAGTCGGTTCAGGCTTCTGTGGAGCAGGTGCATGCGGCTATTGGTCTGGCGACTCAGGCGGCGGCCCATCAGGCTCAGGGTGCGCAGGCGGTGCGTGGGCGGGTGGAGACCATTCATGCGCAGGCTGAGAAAGCGGCTCAGGCTGTGGTTGAGACTACGGCCAGTGGCAAGGTGTTGGATGGTTTGGCGGCGCAGTTGAAGGCGAGTTTGGGGCAGTTCAGGGCCTGA
- a CDS encoding extracellular solute-binding protein: MMFRTTLCRALTCTLLGLTLATPLAHATDKVELTLYNGQHKEVGDELAKAFEAKTGIHVKVRKGSSNQLASQVVEEGDRSPADVIYTEESPPLNKLGEQGLLAKIDDATLNVLPKDYVAGNGTWMGVTARVRVVAYNPKLIDEKDLPKTVLDFAQPQWQGKVGFVPTSGAFQEQAVAIIKLHGMDAAEEWLTGLRAFGKVYSNNMVALKAVENGEVATVLVNNYYWFALQREKGQLASKLHYFTGGDAGGLVTVSSAAALKSSKHPKEAQQLLAYMASEEGQRVITQTSAEYPLHKGMTSDRGLKPFSELEPPKVTPADLGNAEEALELEREVGLN, translated from the coding sequence ATGATGTTTCGAACCACCCTGTGCCGCGCCCTGACCTGCACCCTGCTCGGCCTGACCCTCGCAACGCCCCTCGCCCACGCCACCGACAAGGTGGAACTGACCCTCTACAACGGCCAGCACAAAGAAGTCGGCGACGAACTGGCCAAAGCCTTCGAAGCCAAGACCGGCATTCACGTCAAGGTGCGCAAGGGCAGCAGCAACCAGCTCGCCAGCCAGGTGGTCGAAGAAGGCGACCGCTCGCCGGCCGATGTGATCTACACCGAAGAATCGCCGCCCCTGAACAAGCTCGGCGAACAAGGCTTGCTGGCGAAAATCGACGACGCGACCCTCAACGTCCTGCCCAAGGACTATGTTGCCGGCAACGGCACCTGGATGGGCGTTACCGCCCGCGTACGTGTCGTGGCCTACAACCCGAAGCTGATCGACGAAAAAGACTTGCCCAAAACCGTCCTCGATTTTGCCCAGCCCCAATGGCAAGGCAAGGTCGGCTTCGTACCGACCAGCGGTGCATTCCAGGAACAAGCCGTGGCCATTATCAAATTGCACGGAATGGATGCCGCCGAAGAATGGCTCACCGGTCTGCGCGCCTTCGGCAAGGTCTACAGCAACAATATGGTTGCCCTCAAGGCCGTGGAAAACGGCGAGGTCGCCACCGTCCTGGTGAACAACTATTACTGGTTCGCCCTGCAACGAGAGAAAGGCCAGCTCGCCTCCAAGTTGCATTACTTCACCGGTGGAGATGCCGGGGGCCTGGTGACCGTGTCCAGCGCCGCCGCGCTGAAATCCAGCAAACATCCTAAAGAAGCCCAACAGTTGCTCGCCTATATGGCCAGCGAAGAGGGCCAGCGCGTGATCACCCAGACGTCCGCCGAATATCCGCTGCACAAAGGCATGACCTCGGATCGCGGCCTCAAGCCCTTCAGCGAACTGGAGCCGCCGAAGGTCACCCCGGCCGACCTCGGCAACGCCGAAGAAGCTCTGGAACTGGAACGCGAAGTCGGCCTGAATTGA
- the hflC gene encoding protease modulator HflC, producing MSNKSLIALIVGVVVAIAAWNCFYIVAQTERAVLLQFGRVVQADVQPGLHVKVPYVNKVRKFDGRLMTLDAPTQRFLTLEKKAVMVDAYAKWRVKDAERFYTATSGLKQIADERLSRRLESGLRDQFGKRTLHEVVSGERDALMADITRSLNAMAEKELGIEVVDVRVKAIDLPKEVNRSVFERMSTEREREAREHRAKGNELAEGIRADADRQRRVLLAEAYRESEEVRGDGDAQAASIYSKAYGQDQEFYGFYRSLRAYRESFANKSDVMVLDPSSDFFRYLEKSKP from the coding sequence ATGAGCAATAAATCGCTGATCGCCCTTATTGTCGGTGTCGTCGTGGCGATCGCTGCCTGGAACTGCTTCTACATCGTGGCTCAGACCGAGCGTGCGGTGTTGCTGCAGTTTGGTCGCGTGGTCCAGGCTGATGTCCAGCCAGGGCTGCATGTGAAGGTGCCGTACGTCAACAAGGTGCGCAAGTTCGACGGCCGCCTGATGACGCTGGATGCACCGACGCAGCGCTTCCTGACGCTGGAAAAGAAAGCCGTGATGGTGGATGCCTACGCCAAGTGGCGCGTGAAAGATGCCGAACGCTTCTACACCGCGACTTCCGGCCTCAAGCAGATCGCCGACGAGCGTCTGTCCCGTCGTCTGGAATCGGGCCTGCGTGACCAGTTCGGTAAGCGCACGCTGCATGAAGTCGTGTCCGGTGAGCGTGATGCGCTCATGGCCGACATCACCCGTTCGCTGAATGCGATGGCGGAAAAAGAGCTGGGTATCGAAGTGGTCGATGTCCGGGTCAAGGCCATCGATCTGCCGAAGGAAGTGAACCGCAGCGTGTTCGAACGCATGAGCACTGAGCGTGAGCGAGAAGCCCGCGAGCACCGCGCCAAGGGTAACGAGCTGGCCGAAGGCATCCGTGCCGACGCCGATCGCCAACGTCGCGTGCTGCTGGCCGAAGCCTATCGGGAATCGGAAGAGGTCCGTGGTGATGGTGATGCCCAGGCTGCTTCGATCTACTCCAAGGCTTATGGCCAGGATCAGGAGTTCTACGGGTTCTACCGTAGCCTGCGCGCCTACCGTGAAAGCTTCGCTAACAAATCCGACGTCATGGTCCTGGACCCAAGCAGCGACTTCTTCCGTTACCTGGAAAAGTCCAAGCCTTGA
- the rnr gene encoding ribonuclease R, with translation MADWQSLDPEAAREAEKYENPIPSRELILAHLADRGSPASREQLVEEFGLTTEDQLEALRRRLRAMERDAQLIYTRRGTYAPVDKLDLILGRIAGHRDGFGFLIPDDGSDDLFMSPAQMRLVFDGDRALARVSGLDRRGRREGVIVEVVSRAHESIVGRYFEEGGIGFVVADNPKIQQEVLVTPGRNANAKVGQFVEVKITHWPTPRFQPQGDVVEVVGNYMAPGMEIDVALRTYDIPHVWPEAVLKEAAKLKPEVEDKDKEKRIDLRHLPFVTIDGEDARDFDDAVFCEAKPGKLRLFSGGWKLYVAIADVSSYVKLGSALDAEAQVRGNSVYFPERVVPMLPEQLSNGLCSLNPHVDRLAMVCEMTISKSGEMTDYCFYEAVIHSHARLTYNKVSAMLETPKLAESRKLRGEYTDVVPHLKELYSLYKVLLAARHVRGAIDFETQETRIIFGTERKIAEIRPTVRNDAHKLIEECMLAANVATAEFLKKHEIPALYRVHDGPPPERLEKLRAFLGELGLSLHKGKDGPSPKDYQALLASIKDRPDFHLIQTVMLRSLSQAVYSADNQGHFGLNYEAYTHFTSPIRRYPDLLTHRAIRSVIHSKMNTPHVKRAGAMSIPKARIYPYDEAALEQLGEQCSMSERRADEATRDVVNWLKCEFMKDRVGESFPGVITAVTGFGLFVELTDIYVEGLVHVTALPGDYYHFDPVHHRLAGERTGRSFRLGDTVEVRVMRVDLDERKIDFEMAEKTISAPIGRKKRGSETAAPAAKTAAEPASSKSGRRGPAKEKAAEAYRPSDAAAKNAELRKSREMKQALLAEAKSGGKAASGGKAGRSAPDTATSKPSKHRKGPPKAGSAPAKSGGSRKPKAKS, from the coding sequence ATGGCCGATTGGCAGTCCCTCGATCCCGAGGCCGCTCGTGAAGCGGAAAAATACGAAAACCCTATTCCTAGCCGCGAACTGATCCTGGCGCATCTCGCCGATCGGGGTTCGCCTGCTAGCCGCGAGCAACTGGTCGAAGAGTTCGGTCTGACCACCGAAGACCAGCTCGAAGCCCTGCGCCGCCGTCTGCGTGCCATGGAGCGCGATGCTCAGCTGATCTACACCCGGCGCGGCACTTATGCCCCCGTGGACAAACTCGACCTGATCCTGGGCCGCATCGCCGGTCACCGTGATGGCTTCGGTTTCCTGATCCCGGACGACGGCAGCGATGACCTGTTCATGAGCCCGGCGCAAATGCGCCTGGTGTTCGACGGTGACCGGGCGCTGGCTCGCGTGTCCGGCCTGGACCGCCGCGGTCGTCGCGAAGGCGTGATCGTCGAGGTGGTGTCCCGCGCCCACGAAAGCATCGTCGGCCGTTACTTCGAAGAAGGCGGCATCGGCTTTGTCGTCGCCGACAACCCGAAGATCCAGCAAGAAGTGCTGGTCACTCCGGGTCGTAACGCCAACGCCAAGGTCGGTCAGTTCGTCGAGGTGAAGATCACCCACTGGCCAACCCCGCGCTTCCAGCCCCAAGGCGATGTGGTGGAAGTGGTCGGCAACTATATGGCGCCGGGCATGGAAATCGACGTTGCCCTGCGTACCTACGACATCCCCCACGTCTGGCCTGAAGCGGTCCTCAAAGAAGCCGCGAAACTCAAGCCGGAAGTCGAAGATAAAGACAAAGAGAAACGCATCGACCTGCGCCACTTGCCGTTCGTCACCATCGACGGCGAAGACGCTCGGGACTTCGACGATGCGGTATTCTGCGAAGCCAAGCCTGGCAAGTTGCGCCTGTTCTCCGGCGGCTGGAAGTTGTACGTCGCCATTGCCGACGTTTCCAGTTATGTGAAGCTCGGTTCGGCGCTGGATGCTGAAGCACAGGTGCGCGGCAACTCGGTGTATTTCCCCGAGCGTGTCGTGCCGATGTTGCCTGAGCAACTGTCCAACGGGCTGTGCTCGCTCAACCCACACGTCGATCGCCTGGCCATGGTCTGCGAGATGACCATCTCCAAATCCGGCGAAATGACGGATTACTGCTTCTACGAAGCAGTCATCCATTCCCATGCGCGCCTGACCTACAACAAGGTCAGCGCAATGCTGGAAACGCCGAAACTGGCCGAGTCGCGCAAGCTGCGCGGTGAATACACCGACGTCGTGCCGCATCTCAAGGAGCTGTACTCGCTCTACAAGGTGTTGCTCGCGGCCCGCCATGTACGCGGTGCGATCGATTTTGAAACCCAGGAAACCCGGATCATTTTCGGTACCGAGCGCAAGATCGCCGAGATTCGCCCGACGGTGCGCAACGATGCGCACAAACTGATCGAGGAATGCATGCTGGCCGCCAACGTGGCCACTGCCGAGTTCCTGAAGAAACACGAAATTCCTGCGCTGTACCGGGTCCACGACGGTCCGCCACCGGAGCGCCTGGAAAAACTGCGGGCGTTCCTCGGTGAGCTTGGCCTCTCCTTGCACAAAGGCAAGGACGGTCCGTCGCCCAAGGATTACCAGGCCTTGCTGGCCAGTATCAAGGATCGCCCGGATTTCCATCTGATCCAGACCGTCATGCTGCGCTCGTTGAGCCAGGCGGTGTACAGCGCCGATAACCAGGGCCACTTCGGCCTGAATTACGAAGCCTACACCCACTTCACTTCGCCGATTCGCCGCTATCCCGACCTGCTCACGCACCGGGCGATCCGCAGCGTCATCCATTCGAAGATGAACACCCCGCACGTCAAGCGTGCCGGTGCGATGTCCATACCGAAGGCGCGCATCTATCCGTACGACGAAGCCGCCCTTGAGCAACTCGGCGAGCAGTGCTCGATGAGTGAGCGTCGCGCCGATGAAGCGACTCGCGATGTGGTGAATTGGCTCAAGTGTGAGTTCATGAAAGATCGCGTGGGTGAGTCCTTCCCAGGCGTGATCACCGCCGTGACCGGTTTTGGCCTGTTCGTCGAACTGACCGATATCTACGTCGAAGGCCTGGTGCACGTCACCGCGCTGCCGGGTGATTACTACCACTTCGATCCTGTGCATCACCGCCTGGCGGGCGAGCGCACTGGTCGCAGCTTCCGTCTTGGCGATACCGTCGAAGTGCGGGTGATGCGTGTCGATCTCGACGAGCGCAAAATTGACTTCGAGATGGCGGAAAAAACCATCAGCGCGCCGATTGGTCGCAAGAAGCGCGGTAGCGAAACCGCCGCGCCTGCAGCCAAGACCGCCGCTGAGCCGGCCTCGTCCAAGTCCGGGCGTCGCGGCCCGGCCAAGGAAAAGGCCGCAGAGGCCTATCGCCCGAGCGATGCGGCGGCGAAAAACGCCGAGCTGCGCAAAAGCCGGGAAATGAAGCAGGCATTGCTCGCCGAAGCCAAAAGCGGTGGTAAAGCGGCGTCTGGGGGAAAGGCCGGACGGTCGGCCCCGGACACGGCGACCAGCAAGCCGAGCAAGCACCGTAAAGGCCCGCCAAAAGCGGGCTCGGCCCCGGCCAAAAGCGGCGGGTCGCGTAAACCCAAGGCCAAGTCATGA